Below is a genomic region from Rana temporaria chromosome 3, aRanTem1.1, whole genome shotgun sequence.
TGAAATTGCGACCGTGTACACGTGGCAttagtgtgttcgtccgagcagtAATACACTGACCAACAAGAATTttattgcctttgtggctgtgtgtggtcaaGAGATAAGCTTGGGTTTGTTAGTTGGATGTACCGTATTTCTAGGCAAACTTCTaaggtaaaaaattacattttaattaaGAAATGAGAATAAAAATTAgggtcagtgcctatcaatgcagtgtaatcagtgcccatctgcaggctTGAAGGGGACAGGGAGGGCGCGGGACAAGCGGTGACACATTACATACCGGTGAATCCCATGTTTACTCGGAGTCCTCTATaaaacaaagtcctgcctcctatgatagacaggacAGTCATTTAATGGCAGACCAGGAAACGGGACTTCCTAATACAGACGCAGCAGAGTAAACGCGACATTATCCTCTATGTAATCTGGCGGCACTCATCCTaatccctccctgtcccctccaaggcacaGATAAAtacgttatatatatattgtggcccTGGCGGcctcaaaagatatatatatcaaCATTACTAGGGGGCCTATTAAACCAGAATGCAGGGACACAATTGGCCCGCAGGACGGACTTTGGACTTATCTGCTATCGAGTGTCTGTGACGTGACCTGACATCAATCTGTAGACTGATCCTGCAAGTGATTCAGGATCACATTAGGGCAAAAGTATAGCGCTCAGGTTTGCCAAAAAAGAAGTATGACCAAAAACGTTTGGTTATTCTTTCTATTTCAATGAAGAATTTTTTCTTCTCTAAACTACACATAAATTATAATTTGTAATTGTGACATTTTTAACAGTACTCTAACTACatcaaaacaaaaaattacaattgaaaatgttttaaatcataatcacattgGTGGATGCAGCATAGGTACGCTGGGGCATCTATCCCCTGACGCTTATGcgaaccgagtgatcaaacactgTTGATTTTACAGTTATCACTCTTCTGTGTGCAGAGAGTGGTGACTCACAGTTACCAGCTCTTTGCGCTGCCCCTGCAGCTCTCACGAGAGCATGAAGCAGTGGATGGGTCATGAACAGCTGGTTCACCAAGTGAAGGTCACCTACAGCAGACTATTGGCCATTCTTAGGTGAATACGGGTCACGCCAATCCAGAACAAATTTCACTCCTAAACTGTAATGGCGCGTacaaacggtcgttttttgtgataaaaaaaatacatttttaaaaacgtcatttaaaatgaccgtgtgtggggaaaacgttgttttatgtgttccgaaaaaagaccaaaaaaaaatttgaccatGCTTCAatgttttatgtcgttttttggaagtgagttatgaagcgagcttgaatggaacagagtgccgccttacgtgctgaacgtaaccgcgctttgcttgagcattttgaaaaaacgatggtgtgtaggcaacgtcgttttttaaaaagaagtttgaaaaacctattttttttttttaaggaaaaaaatgacgttttttttcatcacaaaatcaaaaatcatacttacctgctctgtttgaTTTTCCACATACGAGCCATTATCCTCCTGTAGAGTACCCTACTTGCACTTGTGGCACCTCCCCCCACTGATTGCACCAATAGCAAGTCACTTGCTATGGGGTCAATCATGTGTGCTTGCTCCTGAGTCAGCTCTGTGTGTTCACCTGCCCCCTGCTACATCCtcaagtaaaaaattaaataaagaaatcaTTGTAAATATTACACTTACCTTTAAAATTCCAGGGTTCAACTTCAACAGGATAGGATCACAAACGTTAAACTAATTAGTCGTCCTTCTTTGTAGATCCTACAAAACATAACATTAAATTATAATGAAATAGCAGAGAAAATTAAAATGACAGATACATATTAATTTACATGAAAATTAGTATATAATTACCCTGAAATAGTTCTGAATGAGTCTCTGACGGACATTGTTCCCTAGGTCTGAGGAATCTTCAGAGGCAGCCGGGAGTGCCGGTATTTCTGGTGGCAGATCATCATCGATGTGCAAGTCTACATTGTTTGCAAGAGCAATATTGTGTAGAATTGCACATACAATAATGATATCTGACACCAGTTCCGGAGAGTGCTGTAAAAAGCCGCCAGTTTTCGATAGGCATCGGAATGTGGATTTCCACATTCCAAATGTCCTCTCGATAACTGAACGGGTACGGATATGTGTACTATTATATCTAACCTCGGCCGCAGTCTGAGGATTCGACAGAGGCGTTAGCAACCAAGATCGACATCCATATCCTGCGTCTCCTATAATAAGAAACAAAATAATACTTAGCATAAGTAATATTTAACATTAATTtacataaataataaagaaatgtaAATTTGCTTACCCACCAGCCAGCCCTCTGGCATTTGTCCTCGTTCGAATCGTTCAAAGAGAGCTGACTGCCGCAGGATATGGCTGTCGTGGCAACTTCCGGGAAACCCAGATCTGATACTCATAATGCGCTGGTGGGAGTCCACCACAACTTGCACATTTAACGAGTGGTAGCTTTTCCTATTTCGGAACTGCTCCTCCCGATCATGTGGTGGTATCAGCGGAATATGAGTACCGTCTATGGCTCCCAGGCAATTTGGCATCCCTCCTTGTCGGAAAAATCCAACCTTCACCTCTTGCCACTCTTCATCGGTTCTAGGGAAATGGATGTACCTATCCATATGTCTCTTGATCGCTTTCAGAACCGGTTTCAGGAATCTAGAAAGACTGGGACGACTAATTCCAATGATCCGAGCACATGACGGCTGAAAGTTACCTGTAGCTAAATAATTTAGGACAGCCAATAGCCTGACAATGGCAGGGATTGCATGGGTTCTCCCCGTCAGGGGTTCAATTTCATCAGATATGAGGTGGTAAACCTCCATGACCCCCTGACGGTTCAGCCGAAACATGTCCTCGACATCATTGTCAGACagatcctccagaactgtgcgtCTCCGGAACACACGAGGCTGTCTGAGCCTAACATTTGTGATCCTATCCTGTGCGATGCGAACAGCTGCTGCTGCGACAGCTGTTACGGCTAACAGTAGGATGGTCTCGTCAATATCCATGACTACTGCctgaaataaacaataataataatatatataagaaTTAAAAATGTAGGCTAATTTTGCTATCatgcatataatatatatatatatatatatatatatatatatatatatatatatatatatatttgtgtgtgtgcatATCTTTTTAGACTTATATGGAATATTAGTTTGCTATTATCACATAAGTGGGTGGGCACGGGGCGCAGTGATCAGTGCTTTGGATTCCGAGCCAACCCTTTTTTGAAGATaattcaaaacataaaaacccTTTGGAATCAATGCATATGGTGccatgcatgtagattaggggctcgGCAGATGGATTGGGGGGCCGGCGCTCTTATACCCCATATGAACGGCCGCCACTGTGTATATatcggtgtgtatatatatatatatatagatatatatatatattcatatatatacatatacacacaccagtggcggtgcgtccatagagggcacaggagtgccgccccctctctctcctgcacctccactgaatacaatacatagattcaagcattgcatgaatccatgtattgtcgcagctgcccactattcagatggccggcacccTGGTGAGCACCGACCatatgaataacggcagctggttggctttgtaagtgcctatcagagctgtaatcggcttccaaatagttaaccaggggacgcacggggtgtgcgttaCCTGGTTAACActtacaggcgtctcagcca
It encodes:
- the LOC120932445 gene encoding putative nuclease HARBI1, translating into MIAKLAYIFNSYIYYYYCLFQAVVMDIDETILLLAVTAVAAAAVRIAQDRITNVRLRQPRVFRRRTVLEDLSDNDVEDMFRLNRQGVMEVYHLISDEIEPLTGRTHAIPAIVRLLAVLNYLATGNFQPSCARIIGISRPSLSRFLKPVLKAIKRHMDRYIHFPRTDEEWQEVKVGFFRQGGMPNCLGAIDGTHIPLIPPHDREEQFRNRKSYHSLNVQVVVDSHQRIMSIRSGFPGSCHDSHILRQSALFERFERGQMPEGWLVGDAGYGCRSWLLTPLSNPQTAAEVRYNSTHIRTRSVIERTFGMWKSTFRCLSKTGGFLQHSPELVSDIIIVCAILHNIALANNVDLHIDDDLPPEIPALPAASEDSSDLGNNVRQRLIQNYFRDLQRRTTN